One window of Triticum dicoccoides isolate Atlit2015 ecotype Zavitan chromosome 5A, WEW_v2.0, whole genome shotgun sequence genomic DNA carries:
- the LOC119299294 gene encoding uncharacterized protein LOC119299294 — MPPLLVLCSGVRPLSFPLCPYCDGDWVVRLEQSFNIFLMDAVVLILGVLYHDHDYARFFMLETIARVPYFAIQASVSQQVWCFSSCQQLLWLTMGRKLLPLVEISDRVKKPVLMCQKGEQGHGSASFLSSCREGWRSVYELLEGFKGLSPTISFTVRCYRHTRAHMPKMV; from the exons ATGCCACCTCTGCTCGTGCTTTGCTCAGGTGTGAG GCCGCTCTCTTTTCCTCTCTGTCCCTACTGCGACGGTGACTGGGTCGTCAGGCTCGAGCAGTCTTTCAACATATTCCTCATG GATGCGGTCGTTCTGATACTCGGTGTGTTGTACCATGATCATGACTACGCCAGGTTCTTCATGCTCGAGACCATCGCCAGAGTGCCGTATTTCG CAATCCAAGCCAGCGTTTCCCAGCAGGTTTGGTGCTTTTCAAGCTGTCAACAATTATTGTGGTTGACCATGGGAAGGAAGCTTTTACCACTTGTGGAGATTTCGGACCGAGTGAAGAAG CCGGTTCTGATGTGCCAAAAAGGAGAGCAAGGGCACGGCAGTGCCTCCTTCCTATCTTCGTGCAG GGAGGGGTGGCGATCTGTCTATGAACTTTTAGAG GGATTCAAAG GTTTGTCTCCCACGATTTCGTTTACTGTGAGATGCTATCGACACACACGGGCACACATGCCTAAGATGGTCTAA